Proteins encoded within one genomic window of Hermetia illucens chromosome 2, iHerIll2.2.curated.20191125, whole genome shotgun sequence:
- the LOC119647979 gene encoding flexible cuticle protein 12-like — protein MKFAVVLAALVAVAIAAPVDDPRAAQIVRLESDNIGTDGYKFAYETSDGTSRQEVAQVKNLGSENEAIAVQGQFSWIAADGQQYSLKFTADENGFQPEGAHLPVA, from the exons ATGAAATTCGCCGTAGTCCTTGCCGCCCTCGTCGCTGTAGCCATTGCTGCTCCAGTTGATGACCCAAGAGCCGCCCAAATTGTCCGTCTCGAAAGCGACAACATTGGTACCGATGGATACAAATTCGC CTACGAAACCAGCGATGGAACTTCTCGCCAAGAAGTCGCTCAAGTAAAGAACCTCGGCTCAGAAAACGAAGCTATTGCTGTCCAAGGACAATTCAGCTGGATCGCCGCTGACGGACAACAAtactcccttaaattcaccgCCGATGAAAATGGTTTCCAACCAGAAGGTGCTCATTTGCCAGTTGCCTAA